One window of Polyangium spumosum genomic DNA carries:
- a CDS encoding nucleotidyltransferase family protein produces the protein MFRRTVDAISSSGTPRSLDTTRLPFPQTMVACEPPPSSTTRLALPDEADPNAILELDMTPEARDFFAASLRALAASDVPFLVGGAYALAHHAGMRRRTRDLDVFVRRRDVDAALAVLEAAGYATCVAFPHWLAKAWCGDEHVDVIWSSGNGLAEVDDLWFEHASRGEVFGVEVGLCPAEETIFAKAFIQERERYDGADVAHVLRACCEDLNWPRLVARFGEHWRVLLSQLVLFGFIYPTEQHRIPPWVMRELVARLEAEAAAPPEGGRICRGTLLSRAQYLADVDEGWDDARLWPAGSMTSEEIARWTAAIHEPPPHP, from the coding sequence ATGTTCCGCCGCACGGTTGACGCCATTTCGTCCTCCGGGACGCCACGCTCGCTCGACACGACGCGGCTCCCGTTCCCTCAAACCATGGTCGCTTGTGAACCTCCGCCGAGCTCGACCACGAGGCTCGCCTTGCCGGACGAGGCCGATCCGAACGCGATCCTCGAGCTCGACATGACCCCCGAGGCGCGTGACTTCTTCGCGGCTTCGCTGCGCGCCCTCGCGGCCTCCGACGTGCCCTTCCTCGTCGGCGGCGCCTACGCGCTCGCCCATCACGCCGGCATGCGCAGGCGCACCCGGGATCTCGACGTCTTTGTCCGGCGCCGGGACGTCGACGCGGCGCTCGCGGTCCTCGAGGCCGCGGGGTACGCGACGTGCGTCGCGTTCCCGCACTGGCTCGCCAAGGCGTGGTGCGGCGACGAGCACGTCGACGTGATCTGGAGCTCGGGCAACGGCCTCGCGGAGGTCGACGATCTCTGGTTCGAGCACGCGAGCCGCGGGGAGGTCTTCGGCGTCGAGGTCGGGCTCTGCCCTGCGGAGGAGACCATCTTCGCCAAGGCCTTCATCCAGGAGCGCGAGCGTTACGACGGGGCCGACGTGGCCCACGTGCTGCGCGCGTGCTGCGAGGACCTCAACTGGCCGCGGCTCGTCGCGCGGTTCGGCGAGCACTGGCGGGTGCTCTTGAGCCAGCTCGTGCTCTTCGGCTTCATCTATCCGACGGAGCAGCACCGCATCCCGCCTTGGGTCATGCGCGAGCTCGTCGCGCGCCTCGAAGCCGAAGCCGCGGCGCCGCCCGAGGGCGGTCGTATCTGCCGGGGCACGCTCCTCTCGCGCGCGCAGTACCTCGCCGACGTGGACGAGGGCTGGGACGACGCGCGCCTCTGGCCCGCGGGCAGCATGACGTCCGAGGAGATCGCCCGCTGGACCGCCGCCATCCACGAGCCCCCCCCGCACCCCTGA
- a CDS encoding RNA polymerase sigma factor yields the protein MDPADVDELVRRARTGDRGAFAELYRMHREAVARLVFRMLGRASDIEDVVQEVFLQVHRSLGDFRGQSKFSTWIHRITVNVVLMIRRAERSRPVFADEPLAPEHERDRGLLPDEEATLRRRLVAFKRLLDRISEKKRTVYVLHDIEGMAPAEIATIVDAPVLTVRTRLFYARRELAELMREEPALAQLVDEIAGLGAQLGAPERSPRSSARLEGKTT from the coding sequence GTGGATCCCGCCGACGTAGACGAGCTCGTCCGGCGCGCCCGGACCGGCGACCGAGGCGCCTTCGCGGAGCTCTACCGGATGCACCGCGAGGCCGTGGCGCGGCTCGTCTTCCGCATGCTCGGCCGCGCGAGCGACATCGAGGACGTGGTGCAGGAGGTCTTCCTCCAGGTGCACCGGAGCCTCGGCGACTTCCGCGGGCAGTCGAAGTTCTCCACCTGGATCCACCGCATCACGGTGAACGTGGTGCTCATGATCCGCCGCGCCGAGCGCAGCAGGCCGGTCTTCGCGGACGAGCCCCTCGCGCCCGAGCACGAGCGCGACCGTGGCCTCTTGCCCGACGAGGAGGCGACGCTGCGGCGGAGGCTCGTGGCGTTCAAGCGTCTGCTCGATCGGATCTCCGAGAAGAAGCGCACCGTGTACGTGCTGCACGACATCGAAGGGATGGCGCCCGCCGAGATCGCCACGATCGTGGACGCGCCCGTGCTGACCGTGCGGACGAGGTTGTTCTACGCGCGGCGCGAGCTCGCCGAGCTGATGCGGGAAGAGCCTGCGCTCGCGCAGCTCGTGGATGAAATCGCGGGCCTCGGGGCGCAGCTCGGTGCGCCCGAGCGGAGCCCGCGATCGTCGGCGCGTCTGGAGGGGAAGACCACGTGA
- a CDS encoding PilZ domain-containing protein: MSEKRRHPRRVVRLAVAFQVGDGPRIDAFSRDLSIGGMFIVTDKPAPFNATVNLYMQLPGVKHEVTVKATVRWMEPDGMGVQFGLMGARETHALTQLLTGAPLSIR, from the coding sequence TTGTCGGAGAAGCGAAGACACCCGCGCAGGGTCGTTCGGCTGGCGGTCGCGTTCCAGGTGGGGGATGGGCCGCGCATCGATGCGTTCTCGCGCGACCTCAGCATCGGCGGCATGTTCATCGTCACCGACAAACCCGCGCCCTTCAACGCGACGGTGAACCTCTACATGCAACTGCCCGGCGTGAAGCACGAGGTCACCGTGAAGGCGACCGTACGCTGGATGGAGCCCGACGGGATGGGCGTGCAGTTCGGCCTGATGGGCGCGCGCGAGACGCACGCGCTGACGCAGCTCCTCACGGGCGCGCCGCTGTCGATTCGCTGA
- a CDS encoding tetratricopeptide repeat protein: protein MAKNEARVARGFGRHLEGWQPGLVAVFLAASGALLAVPRSVPPAELPVPLVEPRRLAEVAAEDDARARAAEASPLDADVRALGSLLRAFGRADAGGDDAMLAELRRRIGPAAARALAQGDAAVLALRAYQLRSFLREVRRFASTGEATDELVELGGPFADVLTRNGWCEGRPPCVMHMDERAQRASFKLRWNEISGLSGSALALTLDERRALYGFLLVHPPRGAEDQAAFLLRKIDELAALDPSYPRELARGVVWYRKGEFGRAAEHLATYLETSPDGPYALRAQNHLRAALERSLAEMP from the coding sequence GTGGCAAAAAACGAGGCGCGCGTCGCCAGAGGGTTCGGCCGGCACCTCGAGGGTTGGCAACCAGGGCTCGTCGCGGTCTTCCTCGCCGCCAGCGGAGCCCTCCTCGCCGTCCCTCGCTCCGTCCCGCCCGCCGAGCTGCCCGTCCCCCTCGTCGAGCCCCGGAGGCTCGCCGAGGTCGCGGCCGAGGACGACGCCCGCGCCCGCGCCGCCGAGGCGAGCCCGCTCGACGCCGACGTCCGCGCCCTCGGCTCGCTCCTCCGCGCCTTCGGCCGCGCCGACGCGGGCGGCGACGACGCCATGCTCGCCGAGCTCCGCCGCCGGATCGGCCCGGCCGCCGCCCGCGCCCTCGCCCAGGGCGACGCCGCCGTCCTCGCGCTCCGCGCCTACCAGCTCCGCTCCTTCCTGCGCGAGGTGCGTCGCTTCGCCTCGACCGGCGAGGCCACGGACGAGCTCGTCGAGCTCGGCGGGCCCTTCGCCGACGTGCTCACCCGCAACGGCTGGTGCGAGGGCCGGCCGCCGTGCGTCATGCACATGGACGAGCGCGCGCAACGCGCCTCCTTCAAGCTCCGGTGGAACGAGATCAGCGGCCTCTCGGGCAGCGCGCTCGCCCTCACGCTCGACGAGCGACGCGCGCTCTACGGCTTCCTCCTCGTGCACCCGCCGCGCGGCGCGGAGGACCAGGCGGCCTTCCTGCTTCGAAAGATCGACGAGCTCGCGGCCCTCGATCCCTCGTACCCGCGCGAGCTCGCGCGCGGCGTCGTGTGGTATCGGAAGGGCGAGTTCGGCCGCGCGGCCGAGCACCTCGCGACGTACCTCGAGACCTCGCCCGACGGCCCGTACGCGCTCCGCGCGCAGAACCACCTGCGCGCCGCGCTCGAGCGCTCGCTCGCCGAGATGCCCTAG
- a CDS encoding FecR domain-containing protein — protein MSDHDSRARSLEQMRDALAAEETPELPWDVMEQELLQRIAEDEQARASRALPRIGRGARVGLALCAAAAAAIAVASFGARTTKDEAPAGVAIRWRAPETITFLPGSESERDLSLLRPGDGVAAGEAPLVLVLRGAVRVTLAPGARAAVVVAPSQAGEALVLGLEQGSLRADVTPRKTEGLVETFAVDVGRTRVAAHGTAFTVTRGPDDVLVDLEHGAVAVGPAGRSGVTTGRLLVGRARASFSLDGGETARMLPVDEDKAPPAPPATTEPQPSPKPAIALPPATVAERPLAPAPDRPDAPAAPPPPAPAPSVVPEVPPSPKPAPVLTRASVHAGLSGCFDTLYGGRDPSVRLSVTATVTVSLDEEGAVSSVRFDPPLEPPFMQCVFDALRPGKFVGASGNLSVPFQLGR, from the coding sequence GTGAGCGACCACGACTCCCGCGCGCGCTCGCTCGAGCAGATGCGCGACGCGCTCGCCGCCGAGGAGACGCCCGAGCTGCCCTGGGACGTGATGGAGCAAGAGCTCCTTCAGCGTATCGCAGAGGACGAGCAAGCGCGCGCGTCACGAGCGCTCCCCCGCATCGGGCGCGGCGCGCGTGTGGGCCTCGCCCTCTGCGCGGCGGCCGCGGCGGCGATCGCCGTGGCGAGCTTCGGCGCGAGGACGACGAAGGACGAGGCGCCCGCGGGTGTCGCGATCCGGTGGCGCGCGCCCGAGACGATCACGTTCCTGCCGGGCAGCGAGTCCGAGCGGGATCTCTCGCTCCTCCGGCCCGGGGACGGCGTCGCGGCCGGCGAGGCGCCGCTCGTGCTCGTGCTTCGTGGCGCGGTCCGCGTCACGCTCGCGCCCGGCGCGCGCGCCGCTGTCGTCGTCGCGCCCTCGCAGGCCGGCGAGGCGCTCGTGCTCGGCCTCGAGCAGGGCTCCCTGCGCGCCGACGTGACCCCGCGGAAGACCGAAGGCCTCGTCGAGACCTTCGCCGTCGACGTCGGCCGCACGCGTGTCGCCGCGCATGGTACGGCGTTCACCGTCACCCGCGGCCCCGACGATGTCCTCGTGGATCTCGAGCACGGCGCGGTCGCCGTCGGCCCCGCGGGTCGCTCCGGCGTCACGACCGGCCGCCTCCTCGTCGGCCGCGCCCGCGCCTCCTTCTCGCTCGACGGCGGCGAGACCGCCCGCATGCTCCCCGTCGACGAGGACAAGGCCCCGCCGGCGCCGCCCGCGACCACGGAACCACAACCCTCGCCGAAGCCTGCGATCGCCCTGCCTCCGGCGACCGTCGCCGAGCGCCCGCTCGCGCCTGCGCCCGATCGTCCGGACGCGCCCGCTGCGCCGCCTCCGCCTGCGCCCGCGCCGTCGGTCGTGCCGGAGGTCCCGCCTTCGCCGAAGCCCGCGCCGGTCCTCACGCGCGCCTCCGTGCATGCGGGCCTCTCGGGTTGCTTCGACACGTTGTACGGCGGTCGTGACCCTTCCGTTCGCCTCTCGGTCACGGCCACGGTGACGGTCTCGCTCGACGAGGAAGGCGCCGTCTCCTCCGTGCGCTTCGACCCGCCGCTCGAGCCGCCGTTCATGCAGTGCGTGTTCGACGCGCTCCGCCCGGGCAAGTTCGTCGGGGCGAGCGGGAATCTCTCCGTGCCGTTTCAGCTCGGCCGGTAA
- a CDS encoding purine-nucleoside phosphorylase, with the protein MSLISHLDEAASVIRAKSPITPVVGVVLGSGLGAWAESLAEPVVLPYSEIPFMPVSTIVGHAGKLWIGLANGVPVACLQGRVHLYEGHAPERAVFGARLLARLGCRAALLTNAAGGTRPTFQPGDLMLIRDHLNLTGQNPLVGPNEAGLGPRFPDMTHAYDRRIAALAREAASDSGVSIHEGIYAGLLGPSYETPAEITMLRTLGADAVGMSTVHEVIALRHMGVRCGAMSCITNLAAGLSPRPLDHKEVEETARQSRERFTSLLSTWVQKVGAAITGGGSWRGGAA; encoded by the coding sequence ATGAGCCTGATCTCCCACCTCGACGAGGCCGCCTCCGTCATCCGAGCGAAGAGCCCGATCACCCCGGTGGTCGGCGTGGTGCTCGGCTCGGGGCTCGGCGCGTGGGCCGAGAGCCTCGCGGAACCCGTGGTGCTCCCCTACAGCGAAATCCCCTTCATGCCGGTGTCGACCATCGTCGGGCACGCAGGCAAGCTCTGGATCGGCCTCGCGAACGGGGTGCCCGTCGCTTGCCTGCAGGGCCGCGTGCACCTCTACGAGGGCCACGCGCCCGAGCGCGCGGTGTTCGGCGCGAGGTTGCTCGCGCGGCTCGGCTGTCGCGCGGCGCTCTTGACGAACGCCGCGGGCGGCACGAGGCCCACCTTCCAGCCCGGGGACCTGATGCTCATCCGCGATCACCTGAACCTGACGGGACAGAACCCGCTCGTCGGGCCGAACGAGGCCGGGCTCGGCCCGCGCTTCCCCGACATGACCCACGCCTACGATCGGCGCATCGCGGCGCTCGCGCGCGAGGCCGCTTCGGACAGCGGCGTGTCGATCCACGAGGGCATCTACGCAGGCCTGCTCGGCCCGTCGTACGAGACGCCCGCGGAGATCACGATGCTCCGGACGCTCGGCGCGGACGCGGTCGGCATGAGCACGGTGCACGAGGTGATCGCGCTCCGGCACATGGGCGTGCGGTGCGGGGCGATGTCGTGCATCACGAACCTCGCCGCGGGGCTCAGCCCGAGGCCGCTCGATCACAAGGAGGTCGAGGAGACGGCGCGGCAGTCGCGCGAGCGGTTCACGTCGTTGCTC
- a CDS encoding alpha/beta fold hydrolase — MGTIIRHTFLDSNGIRMHVTDAGRGYPILLCHGFPELWYSWRRQINALAEAGFRVLTPDLRGYGGTDAPEEIEAYVMRELVEDIHELFDALGIDKAGVVGHDWGGALAWQFALRHPERTERVCSLNAPHLAPAPVPPSIALRDAYGLTDKTYYMRHFLEPGVAERELEADVRDTFQKLMRPGKYADAVEAFMTVGDGTSLLGKIGPGETFLSKIDLDTYVRIYKRTGFRGGLSWYRALDLSWEQDKDLPSSEIELPAMLIVAEKDPLLRADLVEQLTRPHVKNLRVERLDCGHWTQQEKPTEVSNLLIDFFGDLRDPSME; from the coding sequence ATGGGCACGATCATCCGCCACACCTTCCTCGACTCGAACGGCATCCGCATGCACGTGACCGACGCGGGCCGCGGATATCCGATCCTCCTCTGCCACGGCTTTCCGGAGCTCTGGTACTCCTGGCGCCGCCAGATCAACGCCCTCGCCGAGGCGGGCTTCCGCGTCCTCACCCCGGATCTGCGCGGGTACGGCGGCACGGACGCGCCCGAGGAGATCGAGGCGTACGTGATGCGCGAGCTCGTCGAGGACATCCACGAGCTCTTCGACGCGCTCGGCATCGACAAGGCGGGCGTCGTCGGGCACGACTGGGGCGGCGCGCTGGCGTGGCAGTTCGCGCTCCGGCACCCCGAGCGCACCGAGCGCGTCTGTAGCCTCAACGCCCCGCACCTCGCGCCGGCCCCCGTGCCGCCGAGCATCGCGCTCCGCGACGCCTACGGCTTGACGGACAAGACGTACTACATGCGTCACTTCCTCGAGCCGGGCGTCGCCGAGCGCGAGCTCGAGGCCGACGTGCGCGATACGTTCCAGAAGCTCATGCGCCCGGGGAAGTACGCAGACGCCGTCGAGGCGTTCATGACCGTGGGTGATGGGACCTCGTTGCTCGGCAAGATCGGCCCTGGCGAGACGTTCCTGTCGAAGATCGATCTCGACACGTACGTCCGCATCTACAAGCGCACCGGCTTCCGCGGCGGCCTGAGCTGGTACCGCGCGCTGGACCTCTCGTGGGAGCAGGACAAGGACCTGCCCTCCTCGGAGATCGAGCTGCCGGCGATGCTCATTGTGGCGGAGAAGGACCCGCTCCTGCGCGCCGATCTCGTCGAGCAACTGACGAGGCCCCACGTGAAGAACCTGCGCGTCGAGCGCCTCGATTGTGGCCACTGGACGCAGCAGGAGAAGCCGACCGAGGTCTCGAACCTCCTGATCGACTTCTTCGGCGATCTGCGTGATCCGTCGATGGAGTGA